A genomic region of Streptosporangium lutulentum contains the following coding sequences:
- a CDS encoding HD domain-containing protein, whose protein sequence is MRFADIVIPDTSASRAALEVATAYCSPALLNHSVRAYLWAAAYAAMNDISFDAELLYVSSMLHDLGLVKEFDSHTVPFEEAGGHVAWVFGAAAGWPVERRVRASEVIVRHMWDTVDVAQDPEGHLLELSTALDVSGRRPEDFPAGLRAEVLERHPRLGLGEEFVACFRDQAERKPDSLAAVFVRSGFAERVKANPLDR, encoded by the coding sequence ATGAGATTCGCCGACATCGTGATCCCCGACACCTCCGCCTCCCGCGCCGCTCTGGAGGTCGCCACCGCCTACTGCTCACCCGCCCTGCTGAACCACTCCGTGCGGGCCTACCTGTGGGCGGCGGCCTACGCGGCGATGAACGACATCTCCTTCGACGCCGAGCTGCTGTACGTGTCGTCGATGCTGCACGACCTCGGCCTGGTCAAGGAGTTCGACAGCCACACCGTGCCGTTCGAGGAGGCCGGCGGCCACGTCGCGTGGGTCTTCGGCGCCGCCGCGGGGTGGCCGGTCGAGCGGCGCGTGCGCGCGTCGGAGGTGATCGTGCGGCACATGTGGGACACGGTGGACGTGGCCCAGGATCCCGAGGGACACCTGCTGGAGCTGTCCACGGCGCTGGACGTCTCCGGGCGAAGGCCGGAGGACTTCCCCGCCGGGCTGCGGGCCGAGGTGCTGGAGCGCCACCCCCGGCTGGGACTCGGCGAGGAGTTCGTCGCGTGTTTCAGGGATCAGGCCGAGCGGAAGCCGGACAGCCTCGCGGCCGTGTTCGTCCGCTCGGGCTTCGCCGAGCGCGTCAAGGCGAACCCGCTGGACCGCTGA